One Engystomops pustulosus chromosome 7, aEngPut4.maternal, whole genome shotgun sequence DNA window includes the following coding sequences:
- the ERG28 gene encoding ergosterol biosynthetic protein 28 homolog, with protein sequence MSRFLAVLRSWLMMVAIIAAGNTLQSFRDHSFLSDKLYTGKPGQVNGLQARTFGIWTLLSSVIRCTCAIDIRNKTLYHITLWTFIMALAHFVSEVWVYHTAQITIGVMAPLMVASFSILGMIIGFQYLDAQPEPPLSSAKKLN encoded by the exons ATGAGCCGCTTTCTTGCCGTGTTGCGCAGTTGGCTGATGATGGTGGCTATTATTGCAGCTGGGAACACACTGCAGAGCTTCAGAGATCACAGTTTCCTCAGTGACAAGCTGTATACAGGAAAGCCTGGACAAG TTAATGGTCTGCAGGCTCGGACCTTTGGAATCTGGACATTGCTGTCCTCTGTGATCCGCTGCACCTGTGCCATAGACATCCGAAATAAAAC GCTTTATCACATCACCCTGTGGACGTTCATCATGGCTCTGGCGCACTTTGTGTCTGAAGTCTGGGTTTATCACACTGCACAAATAACGATTGGAGTCATGGCGCCATTGATGGTTGCAA GCTTCTCCATTCTAGGCATGATCATTGGCTTCCAGTATCTGGACGCTCAGCCTGAGCCTCCATTGTCCAGTGCCAAGAAGCTAAACTGA
- the FLVCR2 gene encoding choline/ethanolamine transporter FLVCR2 isoform X2: MSGVTVKEGFSGQDLLNTANDTSEKSSAGEWVTNGDPVQPVQGHVTRLYRRRWFMVLLFSSYSLCNAFQWLQYGIISNIFIKYYGVSSLAIDWLSMSYMLIYIPLIFPVAWLLDSRGLRIISLIGSGLNCLGAWIKTGSARPDLFGVTLFGQLVCATGQVFILGMPSHIASVWFSSTEVSTACSIGVFGSQLGVAVGFLLPPVLVPNIEDMDQLSHHISIMFYGTAAVASLLFVLVIFVFQDGPPLPPTLAQAKHLSNTDYSYKLSILRLLKNQNFILLVVSYGLNTGAYYSLSTLLNRMVTHHFPGEEVNAGRIGLTITVAGMCGALITGFWLDRTKTYKQTTLGVYIFSLVGMVVFTFTLDLGYLWLVFITAGCLGFFMTGYLPLGFEFAAELTHPESEGTSSGLLNVSAQVFGLIFTTAQGLILEKFGVQSGNIFLCCFLLAGAIITAFIKSDLRRQRANQEAENTGPTDLHDDPPPLLSKDA, encoded by the exons ATGAGTGGGGTAACAGTTAAAGAGGGGTTCTCTGGGCAAGATCTACTGAACACCGCCAATGATACCTCAGAAAAGAGCTCTGCTGGTGAGTGGGTCACTAATGGAGATCCTGTGCAGCCAGTGCAGGGACATGTGACCCGACTGTACAGGCGCCGCTGGTTTATGGTGCTGCTTTTCAGCTCCTACTCCCTGTGTAATGCCTTCCAGTGGCTGCAGTATGGGATTATCAGCAACATCTTTATTAAGTACTATGGTGTCAGCAGCCTCGCAATTGACTGGCTTTCCATGTCCTACATGCTGATATACATCCCACTTATTTTTCCTGTGGCCTGGCTGCTGGACTCCCGTGGGCTGCGAATCATTTCGCTTATTGGCTCAGGACTCAACTGTCTGGGTGCCTGGATCAAGACTGGCAGCGCGCGGCCGGATCTGTTTGGTGTAACGCTGTTTGGACAGTTGGTATGTGCAACGGGACAAGTCTTCATCCTGGGAATGCCATCACACATTGCATCCGTGTGGTTTAGCTCCACTGAAGTCTCCACTGCCTGCTCTATAGGAGTCTTTGGCAGTCAG CTTGGGGTGGCGGTGGGTTTCCTTTTACCTCCTGTTTTGGTTCCAAACATAGAAGATATGGACCAGCTCTCCCATCACATCAGTATTATGTTCTACGGGACTGCGGCTGTTGCAAGTCTTCTCTTCGTCCTGGTAATTTTTG TATTTCAGGACGGCCCTCCACTACCCCCTACTTTGGCTCAGGCCAAGCATCTTTCTAATACTGATTATTCATACAAGCTCTCCATACTGCGTCTCCTGAAGAACCAAAACTTCATCCTACTGGTTGTGTCATATG GATTGAACACTGGTGCCTACTACTCTCTCTCTACCCTACTGAACCGTATGGTGACTCACCACTTCCCG GGAGAAGAGGTGAATGCTGGACGCATTGGTCTAACAATAACTGTGGCTGGAATGTGTGGAGCATTGATCACTGGCTTTTGGTTGGACAGAACAAAGACCTACAA ACAGACCACCCTTGGTGTATACATATTCTCACTGGTGGGAATGGTGGTGTTTACCTTTACCTTGGATCTGGGATACCTGTGGCTTGTCTTCATTACAGCAGGATGTCTGGG GTTCTTTATGACAGGTTATCTTCCTCTAGGCTTTGAGTTTGCTGCAGAACTAACCCATCCAGAATCAGAGGGAACATCATCTGGACTCTTGAATGTATCCGCTCAG GTGTTTGGACTCATCTTTACCACTGCTCAAGGCCTGATCTTGGAGAAATTTGGGGTGCAGTCTGGTAACATTTTCTTGTGCTGCTTTTTGCTGGCTGGCGCCATTATCACTG CCTTCATTAAATCAGACCTACGCCGGCAGAGGGCAAATCAGGAGGCAGAAAACACT ggtCCCACAGACTTGCATGATGATCCACCTCCTCTCCTGTCCAAGGATGCCTGA
- the FLVCR2 gene encoding choline/ethanolamine transporter FLVCR2 isoform X1, whose product MSGVTVKEGFSGQDLLNTANDTSEKSSAGEWVTNGDPVQPVQGHVTRLYRRRWFMVLLFSSYSLCNAFQWLQYGIISNIFIKYYGVSSLAIDWLSMSYMLIYIPLIFPVAWLLDSRGLRIISLIGSGLNCLGAWIKTGSARPDLFGVTLFGQLVCATGQVFILGMPSHIASVWFSSTEVSTACSIGVFGSQLGVAVGFLLPPVLVPNIEDMDQLSHHISIMFYGTAAVASLLFVLVIFVFQDGPPLPPTLAQAKHLSNTDYSYKLSILRLLKNQNFILLVVSYGLNTGAYYSLSTLLNRMVTHHFPGEEVNAGRIGLTITVAGMCGALITGFWLDRTKTYKQTTLGVYIFSLVGMVVFTFTLDLGYLWLVFITAGCLGFFMTGYLPLGFEFAAELTHPESEGTSSGLLNVSAQVFGLIFTTAQGLILEKFGVQSGNIFLCCFLLAGAIITAFIKSDLRRQRANQEAENTLLVSCHYVDIQYGSVTQHP is encoded by the exons ATGAGTGGGGTAACAGTTAAAGAGGGGTTCTCTGGGCAAGATCTACTGAACACCGCCAATGATACCTCAGAAAAGAGCTCTGCTGGTGAGTGGGTCACTAATGGAGATCCTGTGCAGCCAGTGCAGGGACATGTGACCCGACTGTACAGGCGCCGCTGGTTTATGGTGCTGCTTTTCAGCTCCTACTCCCTGTGTAATGCCTTCCAGTGGCTGCAGTATGGGATTATCAGCAACATCTTTATTAAGTACTATGGTGTCAGCAGCCTCGCAATTGACTGGCTTTCCATGTCCTACATGCTGATATACATCCCACTTATTTTTCCTGTGGCCTGGCTGCTGGACTCCCGTGGGCTGCGAATCATTTCGCTTATTGGCTCAGGACTCAACTGTCTGGGTGCCTGGATCAAGACTGGCAGCGCGCGGCCGGATCTGTTTGGTGTAACGCTGTTTGGACAGTTGGTATGTGCAACGGGACAAGTCTTCATCCTGGGAATGCCATCACACATTGCATCCGTGTGGTTTAGCTCCACTGAAGTCTCCACTGCCTGCTCTATAGGAGTCTTTGGCAGTCAG CTTGGGGTGGCGGTGGGTTTCCTTTTACCTCCTGTTTTGGTTCCAAACATAGAAGATATGGACCAGCTCTCCCATCACATCAGTATTATGTTCTACGGGACTGCGGCTGTTGCAAGTCTTCTCTTCGTCCTGGTAATTTTTG TATTTCAGGACGGCCCTCCACTACCCCCTACTTTGGCTCAGGCCAAGCATCTTTCTAATACTGATTATTCATACAAGCTCTCCATACTGCGTCTCCTGAAGAACCAAAACTTCATCCTACTGGTTGTGTCATATG GATTGAACACTGGTGCCTACTACTCTCTCTCTACCCTACTGAACCGTATGGTGACTCACCACTTCCCG GGAGAAGAGGTGAATGCTGGACGCATTGGTCTAACAATAACTGTGGCTGGAATGTGTGGAGCATTGATCACTGGCTTTTGGTTGGACAGAACAAAGACCTACAA ACAGACCACCCTTGGTGTATACATATTCTCACTGGTGGGAATGGTGGTGTTTACCTTTACCTTGGATCTGGGATACCTGTGGCTTGTCTTCATTACAGCAGGATGTCTGGG GTTCTTTATGACAGGTTATCTTCCTCTAGGCTTTGAGTTTGCTGCAGAACTAACCCATCCAGAATCAGAGGGAACATCATCTGGACTCTTGAATGTATCCGCTCAG GTGTTTGGACTCATCTTTACCACTGCTCAAGGCCTGATCTTGGAGAAATTTGGGGTGCAGTCTGGTAACATTTTCTTGTGCTGCTTTTTGCTGGCTGGCGCCATTATCACTG CCTTCATTAAATCAGACCTACGCCGGCAGAGGGCAAATCAGGAGGCAGAAAACACT CTGCTGGTGTCCTGCCATTATGTGGATATTCAGTATGGTTCTGTGACCCAGCACCCATAG